A genomic region of Daphnia carinata strain CSIRO-1 chromosome 5, CSIRO_AGI_Dcar_HiC_V3, whole genome shotgun sequence contains the following coding sequences:
- the LOC130696071 gene encoding zinc transporter ZIP1-like produces the protein MMLVNKICAAILLAGLRLIAGLLPLKVYRKLDKWGKRGDIKAAEKKTVNKRRQRIDLFLSVFLCFGAGLLLSTCFIHMIPEVRDSLDKVIRSGEYPILEQFPFAEGIVCLGFFAVYLFEELGELLAGHSHSKKTKKKTNAVGLSNVNAENPVKTITSDSEDDHHKLRTVTISNAENKNNVPALTEEETDDDSDHGGGHHGHSHGPPILSDLEQRSVTAAIRGFLLVFALSFHSIFEGMAIGLQPTLKDVWFLFAAVTIHELAIMFCIGMEMLASHIRICIYIAYMVTLGLITPIGVAIGILVTEYFQDPTAFHTLIIAILQGIAAGTLLYVTFLEVLERERRKSGNGLIKLFFVFLGFILLSALEALGGHGNQADHAENQATAGVAFVLQPVTTPQYSFYLPKV, from the exons ATGATGCTCGTTAACAAAATCTGCGCTGCGATCCTTTTGGCGGGCCTGAGACTCATAGCCGGATTGTTACCTTTAAAAGTGTACCGAAAGCTTGATAAGTGGGGGAAACGAGGAGATATTAAAGCAgccgaaaagaaaactgtcaaCAAACGCCGTCAACGAATCGACTTGTTCCTATCCGTTTTTCTGTGTTTTGGCGCCGGACTTCTACTCTCCACCTGTTTCATTCACATGATTCCAGAG GTACGCGACTCTCTTGACAAGGTAATCAGGTCAGGAGAATATCCTATTTTGGAACAATTTCCATTCGCCGAGGGCATCGTTTGCTTGGGCTTCTTTGCTGTTTATCTATTCGAAGAGCTAGGCGAACTGTTAGCCGGCCATAGCCACTCCAAGAAgaccaagaagaaaacaaatgctgTGGGATTATCAAATGTAAATGCTGAGAATCCAGTAAAGACGATTACCTCTGATTCGGAAGACGATCATCACAAACTGAGGACTGTTACAATTTCCAatgctgaaaacaaaaataatgtgCCCGCCCTGACAGAGGAAGAAACAGACGACGATTCAGACCATGGAGGCGGACACCATGGTCACAGTCACGGGCCACCTATACTATCAGACCTGGAACAGCGATCAGTAACGGCCGCGATACGCGGTTTCCTCCTGGTCTTTGCCCTCTCGTTCCATTCCATTTTCGAAGGAATGGCCATTGGTTTGCAGCCGACTCTTAAGGATGTTTGGTTCCTCTTTGCGGCTGTTACAATCCATGAGCTCGCTATCATGTTCTGTATCGGCATGGAGATGTTAGCTTCTCACATCCGCATCTGCATTTACATCGCCTACATGGTTACTTTGGGCCTTATTACTCCCATTGGAGTTGCAATTGGTATCTTGGTGACTGAATATTTCCAAGATCCTACAGCTTTTCATACTCTCATCATCGCTATCCTGCAAGGCATCGCCGCTGGAACGCTTCTTTACGTGACTTTCCTCGAAGTGCTGGAACGCGAGCGAAGAAAATCAGGAAATGGATTAATTAAGCTCTTCTTTGTCTTCCTTGGCTTCATCCTCCTATCGGCACTCGAAGCACTCGGCG GTCACGGAAATCAAGCGGATCATGCCGAAAATCAAGCCACTGCAGGAGTCGCGTTTGTTTTGCAGCCCGTCACGACACCGCAATACTCTTTCTATTTACCaaaagtttaa
- the LOC130696067 gene encoding U4/U6 small nuclear ribonucleoprotein Prp3-like, with protein sequence MATTSIKRLKEEDPMDGAEREAKKLKSRFHDDSGEDGKTNLDNSEQLSSSQIREMMLNAQKMIEERKRSLNQPPALLKTAPVLSSLPTPAVPKAPAPSSMDERARKIAELQAQIQSKLATSTLATLNLNLPKTVSVPGSTNEVSSEPKPGPLILNADGRTVDATGKEIALTQYTPTLKANIRAKKREVLKTHMGKGSHQQNEEAGSLTESRFFDPRVAAKSALRTRRTFHFHEQGKFQQVASRMRMKAQLDKLQSEISQIARKTGINSVTALALVAPRIGDRKEEEEIDLEWWDSVILQTRSYEGEDGQPNLRQETITNLIEHPIQMRAPTDPLSLPYLPVFLTQKERKKLRRTTRRENWKEKQENIRLGLEPPPQAKVRISNLMRVLGNEAIQDPTKIEAHVREQMAKRLQNHQEANASRKLTAEQRREKKEKKLQEDTSTTGVHVSIYRVKDLSNLSKKFKIETNAKQLYMTGCAVIFKDVNVIIVEGGPKQQKKYKRLMLNRIRWEEDLVKISKHDTGSSQPETRNSCQLVWEGTTKQRNFGDLIFKLCPSEVVAREHFRKHGVEHYWDLAYSSAVLEETEEK encoded by the coding sequence ATGGCTACAACAAGCATCAAGCGACTTAAAGAAGAGGATCCAATGGATGGTGCAGAACGAGAAGCAAAAAAGTTAAAATCCAGATTCCATGATGATAGTGGAGAAGATGGGAAAACCAATCTTGATAATTCAGAACAACTGTCTTCTTCTCAAATCAGAGAAATGATGTTAAATGCTCAAAAGATGATTGAAGAAAGGAAGCGTTCCCTTAATCAGCCACCAGCGCTTCTGAAAACTGCTCCAGTCCTCTCATCTCTTCCGACACCTGCAGTTCCTAAGGCTCCTGCTCCTTCCTCAATGGATGAACGAGCCAGAAAAATTGCTGAATTACAGGCTCAAATTCAGTCAAAACTAGCAACTTCCACTTTGGCAACATTGAACTTGAATCTGCCCAAAACAGTGAGTGTCCCTGGATCAACTAACGAAGTTTCTAGTGAACCAAAGCCTGGCCCTCTCATCCTTAATGCTGACGGAAGAACAGTAGATGCCACTGGAAAAGAAATAGCGCTAACCCAATACACACCTACTCTCAAAGCAAATATTCGCGCCAAAAAACGTGAGGTGCTCAAGACTCATATGGGCAAAGGCTCTCATCAGCAGAATGAGGAAGCCGGAAGTTTAACAGAAAGTCGCTTTTTCGACCCCCGTGTAGCAGCCAAATCGGCTTTACGGACACGCAGAACTTTTCACTTCCACGAACAGGGCAAATTCCAGCAGGTGGCATCCCGTATGCGAATGAAAGCTCAGTTGGACAAATTGCAAAGTGAAATTTCGCAAATTGCCCGCAAAACTGGCATCAATTCGGTTACTGCTCTAGCCCTAGTTGCACCACGGATTGGCGATCgtaaagaggaagaagaaattgatttaGAATGGTGGGATTCGGTCATTTTGCAGACTCGAAGCTACGAAGGTGAAGACGGCCAACCCAATTTACGTCAAGAAACCATTACTAATTTGATCGAGCATCCTATTCAAATGCGTGCTCCCACTGATCCGCTCTCTTTACCTTACCTTCCTGTCTTCTTGACTCAGAAGGAGCGGAAGAAGCTGCGTCGCACCACTAGACGtgaaaattggaaagaaaagcaagagaATATCCGCCTGGGACTGGAACCACCACCACAAGCCAAAGTCCGCATATCGAATTTGATGCGCGTGTTGGGCAACGAAGCGATCCAAGACCCTACCAAGATCGAAGCCCATGTTCGAGAGCAAATGGCCAAACGTCTTCAAAATCATCAAGAAGCCAATGCATCCAGAAAGTTGACAGCTGAACAACGtcgtgaaaagaaagagaagaaattgCAAGAGGATACCAGCACTACAGGTGTTCACGTATCCATCTACCGGGTCAAGGATCTGTCCAACTTGtcgaagaaattcaaaatcgAAACTAACGCCAAGCAACTTTACATGACGGGATGTGCAGTCATCTTTAAGGACGTGAATGTTATCATCGTCGAAGGAGGACCTAAGCAACAAAAGAAGTACAAACGATTGATGCTCAATCGCATCCGGTGGGAGGAGGACCTCGTCAAGATAAGCAAACACGACACTGGATCCTCGCAGCCTGAAACGCGCAATTCTTGCCAGCTCGTCTGGGAAGGCACGACCAAACAACGCAATTTTGGCGACCTCATCTTCAAGCTCTGTCCTTCTGAGGTTGTGGCCCGCGAGCACTTCCGCAAACACGGCGTCGAGCACTATTGGGACCTGGCTTATTCCTCCGCCGTGCTGGAAGAAACTGAAGAAAAGTGA
- the LOC130696076 gene encoding serine/arginine-rich splicing factor 1B-like gives MSSSRNNEARIYVGNLPPDIRTKDIEDLFYKFGKIAYIDLKNRRGPPFAFVEFEDPRDAEDAVHARDGYDYDGYRLRVEFPRGSQNSGGGHRGSSGRSGGRGGGDGGGRGGGDGGGSNGGRSRGPPARRTNYRVIVTGLPPTGSWQDLKDHMREAGDVCYADTYKDGTGMVEFLRYEDMKYAIKKLDDSRFRSHEGEVSYVRVKEDSGDGRSGGTRDRSRSYSPAGGGGGKTRGSRGSPSYSPVRRGSYSRSRSRSPRSRSRS, from the exons ATGTCAAGTTCCCGCAACAATGAAGCCCGAATTTATGTTGGTAATCTGCCACCCGACATCCGCACTAAAGATATTGAAGACTTGTTCTACAAATTTGGAAAAATTGCCTATATTGATTTGAAGAACCGAAGAGGACCTCCGTTTGCATTTGTTGAATTTGAGGATCCCAG GGATGCCGAAGATGCTGTTCATGCCCGTGATGGCTATGACTATGATGGGTACCGCCTGAGAGTAGAATTTCCTAGGGGCTCCCAGAATTCTGGTGGTGGACACAG ggGTAGCAGTGGCCGAAGTGGAGGTAGAGGTGGTGGAGATGGTGGGGGCAGaggtggtggtgatggtggtggaAGCAATGGAGGTAGAAGTCGAGGACCACCTGCAAGAAGAACTAATTACAGAGTTATTGTGACGG GGTTACCTCCTACTGGCTCATGGCAAGATCTTAAAGATCACATGAGAGAAGCTGGTGATGTCTGCTATGCTGATACATACAAAGATGGAACTGGAATGGTCGAGTTCCTTCGTTATGAGGACATGAAATACGCCATAAAGAAGCTAGATGATTCGAGATTCCGTTCACACGAG GGGGAAGTGTCCTATGTCCGCGTGAAAGAAGACAGCGGTGATG GTCGCAGTGGTGGAACCCGCGATCGATCCCGATCATATTCTCCAGCCGGTGGTGGAGGTGGCAAGACACGCGGAAGTCGCGGCTCTCCCAGCTATTCCCCCGTTCGCCGTGGTTCTTATTCCCGTTCACGCTCACGCTCACCTCGTTCCAGATCACGCTCTTAA
- the LOC130696085 gene encoding dynein light chain 1, cytoplasmic, translated as MADRKAVIKNADMSEEMQQDAVDCATQALEKYNIEKDIAAYIKKEFDKKYNPTWHCIVGRNFGSYVTHETRHFIYFYLGQVAILLFKSG; from the exons ATGGCCGATCGAAAAGCTGTTATTAAAAATGCCGACATGTCCGAGGAAATGCAGCAAGATGCTGTGGACTGTGCAACACAAGCCTTGGAAAAATACAACATTGAAAAG gATATTGCAGCATAcatcaaaaaagaatttgacaaAAAGTACAACCCCACTTGGCATTGCATAGTTGGAAGGAACTTTGGTTCATACGTCACCCACGAAACAAGGCATTTCATCTATTTCTACTTGGGCCAAGTGGCAATCCTTCTTTTCAAGTCTGGTTAG
- the LOC130696074 gene encoding 2-methoxy-6-polyprenyl-1,4-benzoquinol methylase, mitochondrial-like has product MSLIRFVKYSLTNFQNGKLQKLFVNELHAGPYYSVLKDRNKLDNLNSSRTSDEDKKVDFGFQTVSATEKAQKVHQVFENVASKYDLMNDVMSVGIHRIWKDYFVKKMFPLRPGTNIIDVAGGTGDIAFRMLQAIERQNKKYNSSADGAIGSRKNTTILISDINQAMLDVGKKRALKMNLQSDDLSWLCANAQELPLSENSFDLYTIAFGIRNVIDVSKALDEAYRVLRPGGRFMCLEFSHVKNPLLKWMYDTYSLQVIPPLGEVVAGDWKSYQYLVESIRKFPTQDDFKNMIEEAGFRSVCYENLTFGVVSIHSGYKI; this is encoded by the exons ATGTCGCTGATACGGTTTGTCAAATATTCGCTGactaattttcaaaatggaaaattacAAAAGTTGTTCGTTAATGAACTACATGCTGGGCCATACTACAGTGTGTTGAAAGACAGAAATAAGCTAGACAACTTGAATAGCAGTAGAACTAGCGATGAAGACAAAAAGGTAGATTTTGGCTTTCAGACAGTGTCTGCCACTGAAAAGGCACAAAAGGTACATcaagtttttgaaaatgtggCCTCAAAATATGATCTTATGAATGATGTGATGTCAGTTGGCATACACAGAATATGGAAAGATtactttgtaaaaaaaatgtttccattACGCCCTGGAACAAATATTATTGATGTTGCTGGTGGAACTG GTGACATTGCCTTTAGGATGCTACAAGCCAtagaaagacaaaataaaaagtacaATAGCTCAGCTGATGGTGCCATTGGAAGTAGAAAAAACACAACCATTTTGATCAGTGACATTAATCAA gCCATGCTGGACGTCGGCAAAAAACGTGCACTAAAGATGAATCTTCAATCCGATGACCTGAGTTGGTTATGTGCCAATGCACAAGAGTTGCCTTTATCCGAAAACTCATTTGACCTATACACCATAGCTTTTGGGATTCGCAACGTTATTGACGTTTCGAAA GCCTTGGATGAAGCCTATCGCGTACTACGACCTGGAGGAAGATTTATGTGCCTAGAATTTAGTCACGTCAAAAATCCGCTCTTAAAATG GATGTATGACACATATTCCCTCCAAGTGATCCCTCCGTTAGGAGAGGTGGTGGCAGGAGATTGGAAATCTTATCAATATCTCGTTGAAAGTATTCGAAAGTTCCCTACTCAG GATGACTTTAAGAATATGATTGAAGAGGCGGGATTTCGTAGCGTTTGCTATGAAAACTTGACATTTGGTGTGGTGTCTATACATTCTGGTTATAAAatctaa
- the LOC130696082 gene encoding large ribosomal subunit protein uL18m-like, which produces MWEARIRNVGFISLAKRTYSFNTGEVNNSFLPFIYNRNPRNLERLRIAPKPMGYALDDKPMNYWHRLVVVQSNQHVGAYIEHFSGKTVISASTKEWAIKQFLRSTSDTQAAATVGKVLAQRCLECGLLEVHSNYVMNLVSPKVSLLLKNIEKGGISLSEPEQFLPHRHWSREAKENPTQIYEEMQTK; this is translated from the exons ATGTGGGAAGCAAGGATTAGAAATGTCGGCTTCATTAGTTTAGCAAAAAGGACATACTCCTTTAATACAGGAGAAGTGAATAATTCATTCCTACCGTTCATTTACAATAGAAATCCGAGAAATTTGGAGCGGTTACGTATTGCTCCTAAACCGATGGGTTACGCACTGGACGATAAACCAATGAATTACTGGCATAG aCTTGTTGTTGTGCAATCCAACCAACATGTTGGCGCCTACATTGAACACTTCAGTGGAAAGACAGTTATTTCAGCATCAACCAAAGAGTGGGCAATCAAACAGTTTCTAAGAAGCACTTCAGACACACAGGCTGCAGCAACAGTTGGCAAAGTCCTTGCTCAACGATGCTTAGAATGTGGTTTGCTGGAAGTACATTCAAACTATGTCATGAATCTGGTTTCACCAAAA GTTTCATTACTTCTAAAGAACATCGAAAAAGGAGGGATCTCACTTAGCGAACCGGAGCAATTCCTTCCGCATAGGCATTGGAGTCGTGAGGCTAAAGAAAATCCCACTCAAATATATGAAGaaatgcaaacaaaataa
- the LOC130696066 gene encoding gametogenetin-binding protein 2-like, with product MAKLISLYRDDAPCPLGRRELPLPFDENISMVMKLPELNLTRLPSCLKGSENEAFIDKKKLLTAAEMNDSMQVSSQEVLELIGPNVPCVGCRRSVERLFRELVASGQDALYPVTLSPNGTLGLAPEVISSSSKLFILLKYYGSRLNTMAESITTKSRQNRRCPLHSLDAHRARPTGVNWRPLWDSMAQECREELTLVEANALLDTLEAYLQKHRFCPECRLKVLRAYSLLVGEVEPAEEKGYKPILYLGLKCCPAEKHIHVQCNADLMSLLIARAEPELVGSFRRERHAKTMEVAQEEVVTCVGICLLERLQRVAQRLREEEQMVDMLQFASLQALRRSFEMAVESKRGVSQLELLCDELSREEAVQKQRKEAKKQKRKKRRGKKDSISSSDNICRSEKDYDNEDDVEGDADEDILPMLVPPIPACHRSMLESSRSPSLEHCPCLATDAKHSSSSGHAPFATQPSFTTGRSRKCPQESGYSSTNSSNLTTPEGSDVACTEGLCNHHSGSPVQCRPSPSPVPESLSEDHCNCGEMENEDVETRNNLGRGGRCPIHIKLRENCRNGRSLQQMLEEWHVNSDDDDEGEEGFIPLEEVQAFRKQQQHYNEQRRQLRNDLRLKFDQLCGRVQKSAPLD from the exons ATGGCAAAATTGATTTCCTTATACCGTGATGATGCACCATGCCCTTTGGGCAGAAGGGAACTCCCCCTTCCATTTGATGAAAACATTTCG ATGGTGATGAAATTGCCAGAGTTGAACTTAACCCGTCTACCCTCTTGCTTGAAAGGTTCTGAAAATGAGGCATTTatagataaaaagaaattactaACAGCAGCAGAGATGAATGATTCCATGCAAGTATCAAGCCAAGAAGTGTTGGAATTAATAGGACCCAATGTCCCATGTGTTGGTTGTAGGAGAAG TGTTGAAAGATTGTTTCGAGAGCTTGTAGCATCCGGACAAGATGCCTTGTACCCTGTTACCTTATCCCCAAATGGTACTTTAGGGCTAGCTCCAGAAGTCATATCTTCCTCTTCTAAACTGTTTATATTGTTGAAGTATTATGG GAGTCGTCTAAACACAATGGCAGAGTCTATTACGACCAAATCTCGTCAAAATCGACGATGCCCGCTGCATTCGTTGGATGCTCATAG AGCTCGACCGACTGGCGTAAATTGGCGACCGTTGTGGGATTCTATGGCGCAGGAATGCAGGGAAGAATTAACTTTGGTAGAAGCTAATGCTCTTCTTGACACGTTAGAGGCATATCTGCAGAAACATAG GTTTTGTCCCGAATGTCGTTTGAAGGTCTTGCGGGCCTATAGTTTGTTGGTTGGGGAAGTCGAGCCTGCAGAGGAAAAGGGATATAAACCCATTCTGTATCTTGGTCTAAAGTGTTGCCCAGCAGAAAAACATATTCATGTTCAGTGCAATGCGGACCTCATGTCTTTGCTCATCGCGAGGGCCGAACCCGAACTTGTTGGAAG tttccGACGAGAGAGGCATGCGAAGACAATGGAAGTTGCTCAGGAAGAGGTGGTGACTTGCGTGGGAATTTGTTTGTTAGAACGACTTCAGCGAGTAGCTCAGAGGCTTCGAGAAGAGGAACAGATGGTGGATATGTTACAGTTTGCATCTTTGCAGGCACTACGACGATCATTCGAAATGGCAGTTGAATCTAAACGAGGAGTTTCACAGCTTGAATTGCTTTGTGACGAACTTAGTCGCGAAGAGGCTGTtcaaaagcaaagaaaagaagccaaaaaacaaaagcgcaAGAAGCGACGGGGTAAGAAAGATAGTATTTCCAGTTCGGACAACATTTGTCGAAGTGAAAAAGACTACGATAATGAGGATGATGTGGAGGGCGATGCCGATGAAGACATTCTTCCAATGCTTGTTCCCCCAATACCCGCTTGTCATCGTTCTATGCTGGAATCGAGCCGGTCGCCAAGTCTGGAACACTGCCCTTGTCTGGCTACTGATGCTAAGCATTCCAGTAGCTCGGGACATGCGCCTTTTGCAACACAGCCATCGTTTACAACTGGTCGCTCTCGCAAGTGTCCACAAGAATCGGGATACTCCTCGACTAACTCTAGTAATTTGACGACGCCTGAAGGCTCCGATGTTGCCTGTACCGAAGGATTGTGCAACCACCATTCAG GTTCTCCGGTACAGTGCCGCCCTAGCCCAAGTCCAGTCCCTGAAAGCCTTTCGGAAGACCACTGCAACTGTggtgaaatggaaaatgaagatgttgaaacaagaaataacTTAGGTCGTGGGGGGCGGTGTCCCATTCACATCAAGTTACGTGAAAACTGCCGAAATGGTCGAAGTCTACAACAAATGCTTGAG GAATGGCATGTAAATTCggatgacgacgacgaaggTGAAGAGGGTTTTATTCCGTTAGAGGAAGTGCAAGCTTTCCgcaagcaacaacaacattatAACGAACAACGTCGCCAACTGCGAAACGATTTACGCCTCAAGTTTGATCAACTGTGTGGACGTGTCCAAAAATCGGCCCCACTggattaa
- the LOC130696079 gene encoding uncharacterized protein LOC130696079, translated as MFTSGFPIIPPNSNNPVVSAALNSWNQHPPESMPWSSLPHHRVTRFSGELDAQEPCAAQTESLSAWNTLQDNWKLIPLPSPLKRKIDEPSEEQVRKQLITEDKISAHLSQLQICSSTSEQPRLDAMEDDSTTIISSDSLKIDACSKLILSDEIRNFQHENSIPQCLLENFNRPSMAVVLWQPRSDVHQLVERNASPCEEQSRSLASEALEGNPTNDLELINEEESNNNEPINNFNLNDQHQPDLEMDDDL; from the exons ATGTTTACATCTGGTTTCCCCATAATACCTCCTAATTCCAACAACCCTGTGGTATCTGCTGCTCTCAACAGTTGGAACCAACATCCACCAGAATCTATGCCCTGGAGTTCTTTGCCACATCATAGAGTTACAAG ATTTTCAGGTGAATTAGATGCACAAGAACCATGTGCTGCACAAACTGAGTCATTATCAGCATGGAATACCCTCCAAGACAACTGGAAACTGATACCTCTTCCCTCACCCCTTAAACGGAAAATTGATGAACCAAGTGAAGA GCAAGTTAGAAAACAGCTGATTACTGAGGATAAGATTTCAGCTCACTTGAGTCAACTTCAAATATGTTCCTCCACGTCAGAACAACCAAG ATTAGATGCAATGGAAGATGATAGTACCACAATAATCTCTTCGGACAGTCTAAAAATTGACGCTTGCTCCAAACTAATTCTATCGGACGAAATTCGCAATTTTCAGCACGAAAATAGCATCCCTCAGTGTCTGCTTGAAAACTT TAATAGACCATCGATGGCAGTGGTTTTGTGGCAACCGCGGAGTGATGTCCATCAGCTTGTCGAAAGAAATGCAAGCCCATGTGAAGAACAGTCTCGCAGCTTAGCATCAGAAGCGCTAGAAGGAAACCCAACAAATGACTTAGAGCTCATTAATGAAGAGGAAAGTAATAACAATGAGccaattaataattttaacTTGAACGATCAGCACCAACCAGATCTCGAAATGGATGATGATCTCTGA